One Desulfomonile tiedjei genomic window carries:
- the malQ gene encoding 4-alpha-glucanotransferase: MLNIYQALRTVGEIFGIEAQYIDTWGKVRRTDPKTAARVLKAKGLTISTEQLALDPQVVVVSIDDLPSRCSVYLAERITDEALASPVGQITVSGGEGTSLYHEYSFDGEAALVDADDDTGLVRLSFPFPQELETGPYKVRVEAVIGRETHSCSCIWIVCPAKAYLPPDIQTGRRVAGVGLALYGVRSEKNWGIGDFSDLIKIIDWAHEELHVDFVGLNPLHALFNKRPCTSSPYLPSSRLFRNFIYLDVPGMEDYSGSKKAQALLESPETRRRIQALRDETQVNYEEVSALKLLILRELFRNFLENHRKPGGGTNRWKEFAEFITSGGVHLERYATFCALQEHFQESLPEAESWRDWPAAFHDPESEQVKDFQAKNEDQILFWAYLQWQIDEQLNWAQQHALGLGMLIGLYHDEALAVDRNGADFWAWREFFHEGFRVGAPPDEFAPDGQDWGFPPPNGDKIRSSGYDLFFRKLGASCKRGGALRIDHVMQFSHLFWIPDGGKPAQGVYVKDNEADLLNLLALVSQDTKTLIVGEDLGTVPPQFRERLMAKDILSYRLFYFERDYEGNLTPHYAYPEAALVSISTHDLPTLGGFWSGGDIATRRGIGQLSEERAKAFTEERARSKTKILERLVQDGFLDDEGARFARESKLPTDELHSAVIAFLLHTNSKLVMINQEDVFLDVRQQNFPGTTWEHPNWVTKMRYSVEELRNNPDALRYARKFKELVEKSGRSE; this comes from the coding sequence TTGTTAAACATTTACCAAGCGTTGCGAACAGTCGGGGAGATTTTTGGAATTGAAGCTCAGTACATCGACACCTGGGGCAAAGTCAGGCGAACAGACCCGAAGACCGCAGCGCGCGTGCTTAAAGCCAAAGGGCTTACCATCAGCACAGAACAATTGGCCCTGGATCCGCAAGTCGTGGTCGTTTCAATCGATGATCTGCCGTCTCGCTGCTCGGTCTACTTGGCCGAAAGGATCACCGACGAGGCACTGGCCTCCCCGGTAGGGCAAATCACCGTGTCCGGCGGTGAAGGAACCTCTCTCTATCATGAATATTCATTTGATGGCGAGGCCGCGCTAGTGGATGCGGATGACGATACGGGCCTCGTCCGTCTTTCGTTCCCCTTTCCTCAAGAACTGGAGACCGGACCTTACAAAGTTCGGGTGGAAGCGGTGATAGGCCGAGAAACCCATTCCTGCTCGTGCATTTGGATCGTATGTCCTGCGAAGGCCTATCTGCCGCCTGATATTCAAACGGGCAGGCGAGTAGCCGGGGTGGGGTTGGCTCTATATGGTGTCCGCTCGGAAAAGAATTGGGGCATCGGGGATTTCTCGGATTTAATAAAGATTATCGATTGGGCACACGAGGAACTCCATGTGGATTTTGTCGGCCTGAATCCTCTCCATGCTCTTTTCAACAAAAGGCCGTGTACAAGCAGTCCATATCTTCCCTCCAGCCGTTTGTTTCGGAATTTCATATATCTGGATGTGCCGGGGATGGAGGACTACTCCGGCTCCAAAAAGGCTCAGGCATTACTCGAATCGCCTGAGACGCGTCGAAGGATTCAAGCTCTCAGGGACGAGACTCAGGTCAACTACGAGGAGGTGTCCGCTCTGAAGCTGCTCATTCTACGGGAGTTATTCCGAAATTTCTTGGAGAATCACCGGAAGCCCGGCGGGGGGACTAATCGATGGAAGGAGTTCGCTGAATTTATAACATCAGGAGGCGTGCACCTTGAGCGGTACGCGACTTTCTGCGCGCTTCAAGAACATTTTCAAGAGAGTCTCCCGGAGGCGGAAAGCTGGCGAGATTGGCCGGCAGCGTTCCACGATCCCGAATCCGAGCAGGTCAAGGACTTTCAGGCGAAGAACGAAGACCAAATCCTGTTCTGGGCATACCTCCAGTGGCAGATAGACGAACAGCTAAACTGGGCCCAACAGCACGCTCTTGGCCTCGGCATGCTCATTGGTCTTTATCATGACGAGGCCCTTGCCGTAGATCGCAACGGTGCGGATTTCTGGGCCTGGCGCGAGTTTTTTCACGAAGGCTTCCGAGTCGGCGCGCCTCCGGACGAATTCGCCCCGGACGGCCAGGACTGGGGCTTCCCGCCCCCGAACGGGGACAAGATACGGAGTTCAGGTTACGACCTTTTTTTCAGGAAACTGGGTGCCAGCTGCAAACGCGGTGGCGCTCTGAGGATCGATCATGTCATGCAGTTTTCTCACCTTTTTTGGATACCCGACGGAGGAAAGCCCGCTCAGGGGGTATACGTAAAGGACAATGAGGCAGATCTGCTGAACCTGCTGGCCCTCGTCAGTCAAGACACCAAGACCCTAATCGTCGGCGAGGACCTGGGAACGGTTCCTCCGCAATTCAGGGAAAGGCTTATGGCCAAAGACATCCTTTCTTACAGGTTGTTCTACTTTGAAAGAGATTACGAAGGGAACCTGACGCCTCATTACGCTTATCCTGAAGCAGCGCTGGTTTCCATATCCACGCACGATTTGCCTACCTTGGGCGGGTTCTGGTCCGGCGGCGATATCGCAACGCGTCGGGGCATCGGACAGCTTTCAGAGGAGCGAGCCAAGGCATTCACAGAGGAGCGCGCTCGGAGCAAAACCAAAATACTGGAACGGTTGGTGCAAGACGGTTTTCTGGACGACGAGGGAGCGCGTTTCGCCCGGGAGTCAAAGCTGCCTACCGATGAATTACATTCGGCAGTAATTGCCTTTCTGCTGCATACAAATTCGAAGCTCGTAATGATCAATCAGGAAGACGTGTTCTTGGACGTCAGGCAACAGAATTTCCCGGGGACCACATGGGAGCATCCGAACTGGGTGACCAAGATGCGATACTCGGTGGAAGAGTTGAGGAACAATCCGGACGCGCTACGCTATGCCAGGAAGTTTAAAGAATTGGTGGAGAAGTCCGGCAGATCCGAGTGA